From one Halothece sp. PCC 7418 genomic stretch:
- the psbD gene encoding photosystem II D2 protein (photosystem q(a) protein), giving the protein MTIAVGRAQQQRGVFDLVDDWLKRDRFVFIGWSGLLLFPCAYMAIGGWLTGTTFVTSWYTHGLASSYLEGCNFLTVAVSTPADAFGHSLLFLWGPEANWDFVRWCQIGGLWSFVALHGAFGLIGFMLRQFEIARLVGVRPYNAIAFSGPIAVFVSVFLMYPLGQSSWFFAPSFGVAGIFRFILFFQGFHNWTLNPFHMMGVAGILGGALLCAIHGATVENTLFDEGGDSNNTFRAFEPTQAEETYSMVTANRFWSQIFGIAFSNKRWLHFFMLFVPVTGLWMSAVGVVGLGLNLRAYDFVSQEIRAAEDPEFETFYTKNILLNEGLRAWMAPDDQPHEQFEFPEEVLPRGNAL; this is encoded by the coding sequence ATGACCATTGCAGTAGGACGCGCCCAACAACAAAGAGGAGTCTTCGACCTCGTCGATGACTGGCTCAAGCGCGACAGATTTGTCTTTATCGGCTGGTCTGGTTTACTGCTGTTCCCCTGCGCTTACATGGCAATCGGGGGATGGCTCACCGGAACCACCTTTGTCACCTCCTGGTACACTCACGGTTTAGCAAGCTCTTATCTGGAAGGCTGCAACTTCTTAACCGTTGCCGTTTCCACCCCCGCAGACGCTTTCGGACACTCCCTGCTCTTCTTATGGGGACCAGAAGCGAACTGGGACTTTGTACGCTGGTGTCAAATCGGCGGACTCTGGAGTTTCGTCGCCCTCCACGGTGCATTTGGACTGATTGGCTTCATGCTGCGTCAGTTTGAAATTGCCCGTTTGGTCGGTGTACGTCCTTACAACGCGATCGCGTTCTCCGGTCCGATTGCTGTATTTGTCAGCGTCTTCTTAATGTATCCTTTAGGACAGTCAAGCTGGTTCTTTGCGCCCAGTTTTGGTGTCGCAGGAATCTTCCGCTTCATTCTGTTCTTCCAAGGATTCCACAACTGGACTCTCAATCCCTTCCACATGATGGGGGTTGCTGGAATCTTAGGCGGTGCATTACTCTGTGCGATTCATGGCGCAACCGTCGAAAACACCCTGTTTGATGAAGGGGGCGACAGCAACAACACCTTCCGCGCCTTTGAACCCACTCAGGCGGAAGAAACCTACTCCATGGTGACCGCAAACCGGTTCTGGAGTCAGATCTTCGGGATTGCGTTCTCTAACAAACGCTGGTTACACTTCTTCATGCTGTTTGTTCCAGTAACAGGACTGTGGATGTCCGCAGTTGGAGTTGTGGGCTTAGGTCTCAACCTGCGTGCGTATGACTTTGTGTCTCAAGAGATTCGCGCAGCAGAAGATCCTGAGTTTGAAACCTTCTATACGAAAAACATCTTATTAAACGAAGGTCTCCGCGCCTGGATGGCCCCGGATGACCAACCCCACGAACAGTTTGAATTCCCTGAAGAAGTCTTACCTCGCGGTAACGCTCTCTAA